The genomic region CGTACACTGAAGGATTCAGGGCCAACATGGTCCGCAGGATGGCCTGCCCTAATGGAATCTCGGCTACCGCTCTAGCACGAGAAGTGGGAGTTCCCCAACAGTCACTGTCGCGCTGGCTTAGAGAGGCGAGCGCTGTAAATCAAACCGACAACTCGTCTATAGCCCCTGAGAGTCACATGCCCCCAAAGCGTCCCCAAGACAGATCAGCCGAAGAAAAGCTCAAGATCGTTCTCGAAGCTGAGATCGTTCCCGAAGAACAACTGGGCGCCTTTTTGCGCCGCAATGGCATTCATGAGGCACAACTGCGTGAGTGGCGCAGCATGATGTTGTCAGGGCTTCAAAAGCCGCCTCGAACTTCCTCCAAAAACACCGAGGAAACCCGCAAAATTCACCAGCTTGAGAAAGAGCTTCAGCGCAAAGAGAAGGCTTTGGCAGAGGCGGCCGCGATCATTATCCTCAAAAAAAAAGTCCAGTCCATCTGGGGGGGCGAGGACGAGCCCACGGACAAGAAGAGCGGCAGATGATCGTGCAACTTGTTGAAGAAGCAGCCAATTCCGGAGCGAGGCTCGAACCGGCCGTTGCTGCCATCGGGATGAGCATCCGCACCTTTCAGCGCTGGGGTCTGCAAGCAGACGGGGCAGACCGACGGCGTGGACCAAGTTCCAGTCCGGCCAACAAGCTTGCTCCGTTGGAGCGGCAGAAGATCATCGCGATCGCGAACTCTCCGGCGTTTAGGGACCTTTCGCCGAAGCAGATCGTGCCGCAACTGGCCGACCAAGGTGTCTACGTGGCGTCGGAATCAAGCTTCTACCGTGTGCTTCGAGAAGAGGGAGAAATAAAGCACCGGGAACCGTCTCGCCCGGCCACAAAACATAAGACCAAAGAACATGTGGCGACCGGCCCCTGCCAGGTCTGGTCCTGGGATATCACCTATCTAAAAAGCCCTATTGTTGGGCAGTTCTTCTACCTCTACCTGATCATGGATGTCTGGAGTCGCAAGATCGTGGCTGCCACTGTTTTTTCAAAAGAGTGCAATGACTACAGTGCAAAGCTGTTCTTGCAAACCTGTTACAGGCTCGGAATTGATCCCGCAGGGCTGGTCCTTCACTCAGATAATGGCGGCCCGATGAAGGGGGCGACCATGCTGGCAACCCTGCAGCGACTTGGGGTGGTACCTTCGTTCAGCAGGCCACAGGTCAGTGACGACAACCCTTACTCGGAATCGCTGTTCCGAACCATGAAGTACAGACCTGGTTACCCGAGCCAACCATTTTCGAGCCTGGACGCCGCCCAAGCTTGGGTAGATGGTTTTGTCGGCTGGTACAACACCGAGCATCTGCACAGCGGCATCCGCTTCGTCACCCCCGACGACCGTCACTTCGGCCGGGAGAACGCTATTCTCACCCGCCGAAAGGAACTCTACGAGAAGGCCCGTCAGCAAAACCCTGACCGGTGGTCGAAGGGCATCCGGAATTGGGACCCGGTGGAGGCCGTTTTTCTTAATCCTGAACCACCGGCGGAAGCCATCCTGCTCGCCGCCGCTTAAATTCAGCAGAGGCGACAACTACCTTGACACCCGCCGCTATGATCCGACCGATGAGCATTGACAGAAAGCCCGCGGGTAAATACCCGCTTGGGTGCCCATGCGTCAAGTAACCGGAAGCCTGCCCTATTTCGAAAGCTTCTTTATCGCGCTGTTCAGCACTCCACATGCGATAGACGTAAGGGGACTGGACGAAGAGACCAATTGGCGCGACCCTCATTACAGCTCCGCAGCCTTTACTGGTGTTGTGCCAAGTGCAATCTGTAAGGAGCCGGACTCGACCGTCCTGCAAGGCTGAAATGCAGGTCGTGCCTGGAGCCCGACGACTGAACAGCTCACGGCAGTTAATGAGCCATCCGCTGCCCCCTACTTCCCCAAATTGCTTCTCCTGTGTTATTAGCCAACGCTGATAGGCGTGGTGGATCATAGAGGGAAACGTAGGACCGATACCCTTCTCATTTGCCTTACAGCATGCCCGAAGCAAACCTTCCGCGGTAAAAAGTGCCATCTGGGTGTCGTCCGTGATGGCACCTGCCCTGCCATAAGCCTTATCGTAAGTTCGAAGGCCGCCCTTACCGTACTTCTCTCTGATTTGGGCGAGAGTAGAGAATTCGATAGGCGCCCCAAGCGCATCGCCTATTGCACCTCCGAGCATGCAGCCTAGAAAATGCTCCAGATTTCTGCGTTGATTGTTTCTGAAGTAGGTGTGTATGTAATTTTCCTGTTCCAACGTTTCAATCGCGCCAGGACGAGCACCTCTTATGAGGGATATTGCCTCCTCCGGCTCCATCCCAAAATCGCTCAGTAACATGGCTGCGAACAGCCCAGTCCTCCCCAACCCTCCTCGACAATGGATTACGATACCCTTGCCTTTGCAAAGTAATTCGGTAATACGGCCACGGCACCCTTGCAGGGCGCGGTCGAACCTGTCATCTGGAATGCTGCCGTCAACTATGGGCAAGTGGAACCACTCAAGGCCAGAATCTATGACGGTTTGCCGGAAATCTGGGACATGAAGCTCCGCAAACTCATGCTCTTCAACCAACGTTACGAGTGCGACTGCTCCCCAATCGATGATTGCCGATAAATCCTTTTCAAGATCTCGGTTCCAATGCCCTGAATATAACCCAGGCCCTTTTTTCCCAGGGCAGAATGTCATTCCTATCTTCGTACCAACAATTGGAAGGGTGATTGTTCCTATCTGAATCGGGTGGGAGTCGCTCGTTTTTACCACGCACACCTCCTTTATACTTTTCTCTAAAATCTAACACATCAGTGCGACAGAAAAAGTCACACTAGTACATACCTCAGCGAGATAGCCCCTTTGATCCCGATATTTTTCCCATCGAAGACAGCCCAGTGCGATGTCGCCGCCTAACATGGTGAGAGATTAGTCTAACAAAAGTATGCGCGCCAGAGACATCCGGGTCGCCTCAAAAGTGGGGTCACCTCTATCGGCCATAGCCTCTGTGGACAATTGTCCCCATATAAAAACATCAATTTTCTAGTGGTTGGGCCGAAAAATATTCTCTGAGAGGCGGATACGCACAACAAAGTGCCCCTTGAGGAGGAACAGTATGGCCAAAACTGCTCTAATGATTTTGGAAAGCCCATGGTGGGAGATCGATGAGAACCCAGGGAGAGCGTCCGTCTTCCCGTTCTTCCACGGCTTGGAGCGCCTCGATGACAATGTAAAGGTCTACCACACCACCTTCTATGAAGGAAAAAGCTTCAGACTCGCGCTAGAAGACCTCAGTAACACTAGTAGGTTCAATCGCCTTTTTCTCTACATTGCCTCTCATGGTAACACCCGAATGATCGGAAAGGTCCCCCTGACAGCTGTCATCGATGCGATCAAGTCATGCGCCAGTTGCTCCAACATCGAGGGGCTAATCATTGGGTCTTGCCTTGCGGGGATGCAGGTCGACCTTCTCAAAGAAGCGATCACTGGAACTAGCCTGGTCTGGGCGATGGGATATGCCGGTTATGTGGATTGGTTTACCTCAACGCTCATCGATCTTGCGGTGATGAGAGGGATGCTCGGAGCCACCAAAAGGCAATTAGGCGACCGGGACCTGTTATTCCAACGCTTTCGTCAGGCTATCGCGCGATTTGATCTCGATTACGCCTTAGCGACTGACCTCGATGACAAGGAACTCTCGCTAAGGAAGGCGGTTTCCCTTGTAATCCAACCCAAAAACGTCCAGGGGGCTAAGCCGGTCAGCATGTCACTTTAGGGCCCAAGTTGGAGCGGCACCCACAAGAGGATGACAAAAGCTGGGTACAGGAGAACACATGACAAAGCAGGAACGGGTGGCAGAAGATCTGGAGAATACTGAAACAGAAGATCTCGGGCTGTTGCCTGACGCCCAGAATTTGGTGAGAAAGTACCCCCCTGAGCACGTCGCAGAACGGGATAAAGCGGATCCTCCACCCGTCAAGTTCACTTCAAAAGTCCCAAGATTTCTTCTAGATAAAGACCTGATCCTTCCTGCCTCGACTACCAACGAGATTCGAGAGGCAATTACCAAAGTCCGCTACCACTCCATGATCTATGAGCAATGGGGGTTCGGATCTGTCGATCCGGTTGGCAAGGGGTGTGTGCTCAACTTCTACGGTCCGCCAGGGACCGGTAAGTCCCGGGCCGCCGAGGCGCTTGCAGGCGAGTTCGCCATGCCCTTTCTCAAGGTGGATCTCGCGGAACTCGAAAGTAAATTCATGGGCGACACCGCGAAGAACCTGCGTGAGGCATTCCGTCAAGCATCCCACGAGGGGGCACTCTTGTTTTTCGATGAGGCGGACACGGTGCTGGGCAAACGCCTTTCTTCCGTTACCCAGGGGGTAGACGCCGAGATAAATCTTACCCGCTCAACGATGTTGATGGAGATGGATGATTTTCACGGCATTCTGGCATTCGCCAGCAATTTCCCTGAAAACTATGACGCAGCCTTCCGCCGACGTATCTCCCACCACATCCGATTCGACCTCCCGGACCCACCCGCCCGCGAAAGGTTGTGGGCCTATCACCTAGTTGAGGGAATCCCCCTTCGGGATGAGCGGGAAATTTTGATCCGCGAGTTGGCAGAGAGATCTGAGGGGCTATCAGGAGGCTACATACTGCAATGCCTAAGATTAGCTTTACCGATGGCGGTGAACACCGCCGCCCCGGCCTCAAGCTTTTTGACTCGGGAGCACCTGTTAAAGGCACTCGACCTGGTGCGCCGCGGCATGCGGGAGGTCGGCACCGATGTACAAGAGAGACTCCAGAAGACGCGAGAAATGTACGGGATACGTAAAACGTCGCCTGAAGCAGATAAATAGGAACACGCAGGCATATTATCGATTAGGGAGGGGTTATGGGCCTGTTAAGCAGGGTTTGCAGCGCGGTTGGAGGTGCTATCTCTAGTGTCGGGAGTGCAATCTCTAGCGGGATCTCGGCGGTAGCCTCGGGTGTGCGCGGTGTTTTTTCGGCCGGCCTTGAGGCAGTAAAGCAGGCAGGAGCTGCGATCGTCAACGTGACCAGGAATGTCCTGGGCGAAAAGAGTAGAAACTGGTTTGGCATACTTTTCGAAGGGGTCAAAGGCGCCATCAAGGGTGGAGTGGAAGGCTTCCACGAGGGTGGCCTTTGGGGCGCTATAAAGGGGGCCTGCAAAGGGGGGTGGGAGGCCGCCAAGACGGAATACCTGCGCCAGAAGAGCGAGGAGGCAGAAGAGGAGGCCTATCGCCAGTACCAGCGCAGAAAGGCGCGGGAGGAGGAACACCGCCAGGAGCCTCCCATCGACATTTCCCACGATAAGGAGCTCATGGCACTAGCAACGGCAGTGAACGAGTTCCTACCTACGCTTTCGACAAAATTCAAAATGGCAAACACCGAGCTTGTATCGAATTTTTCGGAATACCTTAGGGTAGACATATCGATGGCCTTCATTGCCGATATCGCCGAAAGACTCAGCGAGATCGATTCAATCGCTGAAGTATCTCCTGGAGACCGGCGCCTGATCGCTCTGGTGAGCAAGCTCATCATGGACCAGGACATGAGCGAGGCGGAACTCCAGGAGTTCGACAGCATGGTGAAACAGCGCTACAAAAAAAGCCTACTACTCATGGGCTCAGAGCGTTTGTTCGGGATCTGGACCGGCGAGGAGAGGGCCATGTCCAGGTGCATCGAGAATAACAATAAGCAGCTCGCACTCCTAGAAGTCCGCATAGGAGCCCTTGAGAATTATAAAAAATACGGGAAGACACTGGATCCTAACCAGACAGAACAGCTTGAGAAGATGCGTCATGAGCATGACACCATCAATGGACATCAGAAAAATGACTCTGCCTACTACAAGGATCTGAGGATCGTAACGGGAGCATCAGAGGGTCTCCTGCACCAGGCGGAGTGCGACGACCGCGGGGAAGCCGTGCGGGCTGCGGAGCGCGCGCGCATGGATCGCGCAGGGGCGATCTTGGAAAATATGGTTCGCGATATGGAGACGGTGCGCAAAACCCGAAAGCTGGTGCTGAGTGAACCGGACCGCATGACCCTAACACAGTTTGCAGACTTATATATGCCTGGGGCGATCAAACGACAGAAAGATAACACCAACGAATACATAGTCGCGGAGGTAACGGCATGAGCGGGGAACTGCAACAACTGCTCGCATTCTTGCTGCCGAGAAGCCCTCTTGACTTCTTGTTCTTCATCATCCTTTTAGGCTGGATGGGGTACAGCCTGTATGCAGCTAATCAGGTGGTGAAGCGTTTCCCAGCCCTAATCGAAAGTTCCCCGCTCTTCAAGCATATCGATACCGGGAATGCCCATGATCTCATGCTGGCTGCGCGAGTCCCTCGATGGGACAACGTGGTGGACAACGCTCCGGGGTTTGCACTCGTCCTCGGCCTTCTTGGCACCTTCCTAGGTATCGGACTTGCGATCAATCATGCAGGCCAGATCCTCGGTCAACTGAGCCAAGCAGGAACCGAAGCTGCAGATATAACAAAGAGCATTGCTAACCTAAAGCCCATGCTCATGGAGATCGGACTAAAGTTCAAAAGCAGTGCCTGGGGCATCATGACTCACATCGCCCTAAGGGTCCTCATCCCAAGGTATTTTGAGATCGACAGGAAACGGGCTGAGGCGGTGCTGAAGGAATTGCAGGATGACGCCAACAGGAATAAGGAAGACGCTCGGACCGTCATGCAGTTGGAACAGGAAGCTCGGGAACGTCAGTTCCGGGAGACGGCAATAACGAATCAGTTGCTGAAGAGCCTGGTCGTTGCGGCCCAAAGGAACGAAGAGCAGAGCAGCATCCAGAACCGCAACATCATTACGGCCATAACGAACCTTCGTGAGGGAGCCGAAGAAGTTGCGATGCGATCGCACCAGGAGACACTGCTGGAGCTCAGAACACTGGGGGAGAATCTCGTTGATCTGCTGGAATGCAGCAGGAATACTGAGGAGAGTCTTAAGGTAATCAAGAATTTCGGTAAACAGGTGGATAAGCTGGGTGGTTCGGTAAACATCTTTGCCGATAAGATCACGGAATTCAAGGAGGAAACCCGTCAGGTCTTGGAAGACATGGACGAAAGTCTTAAATCTTCCATTCAGGGGGTCGATACCACGGTAAACGCCATGAGTACCAGGATCGACGCAGTGCTCAAATCCTTTAGTAAAAATATGAGCGATACCATCGACAACCTGAAAATCAACATGAATAGCTCAACCGAAAGGTTGAATGGAACAGTCGTTGAAATGAAGGATTCAATGACTAAGACCATTTTAAGCTTTAACGACAAAGTAACGGAGACACTTGATGCTGCAGGCGAAAAAATTTCTGAATCCAGCCGCAGCATTGAGAAGCAGGTCAATCTGCTTTCCGATCAACTCGGCCTTGCACTGAAGAAGGTCTTTGATGCTCTTGAGACAACCAACAAGGTCACGATCGAAATGGAAAAACATTACGAGCAGATGGCTTTGGTCTTCAAAAGTTATGAGAAGTCCAATGATCGTATGATGGACCAGATTATAGAAATGACGAGCAACAGTGCACGTTACAGTACGGAGATCGCCGACATGTCAGAGAATCTCGCAGTAACCTTTGGAGCCGGCGGGGAAATCGCAATCAAGCTGGACCAACTGGTCCGAGAGCACCAGGGCGACATGAACCAGTTGCAGCAGATAACCGCAGCCATTGACGGCGTTAGAACGACCATGCCTGTTACCAACCAGGCCATTGTGCAAAAACTGGAAGGGCTTCTTGACGCCTCACACGGCATAAAGGCTGTTTCGCTCGACGCCCTGCAGAGCTTGCTGAAGATCCACGAGAACATGCAAAGGACGGCATCAGCATGAGCCACGACACCCAAGGTGAATGGATTTCCATAGGCGACTTCATGGCTGGCATTGTCGGCGTGCTGATCCTCTTTTTCATTATGGCAGTGCTCATATCGGTGGCAGCACGTGCCGAGGCCGAGCAGAGGAAAAAAGTCGGCATCACCAAAGTAATGAAATCGCTGAAAACCGTGCTTGCCAAGGAACATATGGACGGGATTGAACTATTACCGGACCGCGGAACCCTGCGTCTACAGGACAGTTCTTTTGCCAGCGGCAGCGCCTGTCTGGATGCAGACGCCGGCGCATTGCTAAGCCAGAAGATGGCCTCCATTGCAGAGGAGGCCCTTCTTAGCGACAGCAGCCTGTCCATCCAGATCGAAGGGCACAGCGACTCCAACCCGGTGAACCACATCGCCACGGATCCAAAACTGTACTGCGCAGTCTTCGACGATAACCACACCCTTTCCGCCGGGCGTGCCAGGGAAGCCAGAAAGGCACTAATCGAGGGGTTCCACAAGAAGGACATAAGCGCGAGGATTTCCGTAGTAGGCTACGGTCCTGATCGCCCCCTGGACCCGGAGGACATGACCAGTGCCCGCAACCGTCGGGTGGAAATCAAATTCGTGCAGAGCGTCCAAGCTCAGTGACCCGGCAGGCAGCGCGACACACTAGCTGAATGCCGAAGCTATAGGATTTCCCAAAGGAGGATGCGTGCATGACTACACGCGTTGTCAACCAGATACTTGCCAGCACCCTTGAACTGAGAAACGAGCGCATCCAGCAGGCCACGTCCTTGGTCAACCAAACAAAGGATCTTTTCGACCTGTGCGGCAATCCGGAACTGAAAACACTCTACAGCCGCTTCGACAACCTCCTTAAAGGGCTCGAATCGAGCCAGGTCCGGCTGGCGTTCATTGGAGAATTCTCCCGCGGCAAATCTTCCTTGGTCAATTCGCTCCTAGGAGTGCAGTTGCTCCAGGAGGCCCTGGAGCAGACGACCGCAATCAACACCTTCATCCATGCCCTCCCACCACAGGAGGACACTCCCTTCGTGATCATACATTTCAAGGAGGAGTTGGACCGGCCTCCACTACGCCTACCCTGGAACGACGATCAGGTACTAAAGAAATGGGGAACTGAGCTAGTAACCGAGCACCGGGACGCCCGTCTGGAGGTAGACCGCATCGAGGCATTCACCCGGCACCCCCTGCTTGACAAGGGGCTCATCCTCGTGGATACCCCCGGACTCCAAGGGGTGTTGAAACATCACCATGACATTACCATGGAAGCAATCGACCGGGCCCACATCGCCGTCTGGGTGCAAAGCACCACCCAGTTGGGCGGTGCAGAAACGGAATGGCGTTTCCTGCGCGAAACGGTACGCAGGAATTTCAACAAGTTCATTACTGTGGTCAATATGTGGGACAAGGTATTGGAGGCCCAAGACGCACAGGATAAAAATGTTTCGCGTGAAGAGTTGGATACCCGCAAAATGGAAGTGGTTCGGCACAACTTTAGGACCCAACTGGACGCAACTCCGGAGGAACTAGCGGTGCTGACCAGCAGGCGAAACCTCATGGGAGTAAGTGCCCTGTGGGGGCGTGATCCGGACCCAGATAAAAGACGATTATCCCGCATCGATGAATTGGCCGAGCGTATCGCCGAGATTTGTACAGGCGAGGAGGCCCAGCAGGAAATCCTACGGAGGCCGTTAGCCACTTTGGGTGACATCCAGACCACTCTTTTAGCCACGGTTCAGGATGAAATACGCCTGTTGGAGTCTCCGCAGGACTTGAAGGAGCACAGGCGAGAGTTGGAACTGCTTGAGCAGGAAATCAGGAACCTCAACCTCGAGCTAAAAAATGCGGAGAACGAAACACGAAGTGAGCACCACAATGCGGCCATGCACCACGCGAGAAAGGTCCGCGAGACGCTGGTTGAGCCCCTAAAGGAGTTAAGGGACCGGGTGGAGCAGTACCTGACGCCCCAGTACGTAAGGAGGCAGATTGAAAGTAGCTCAGCCCGGGGGGGAACCTGTGCGATCGGCCTACCGGAATCCGTCCAGGAGGAGTTTGAGCGGGTGACCAAAGAAGTCGATGCTCGCTGGGAACTTCAGAAAAGTGAACTGCAGTCTGCCCTGCGGGACCTTCGGACCAATTATCAGGATGAGATGACTAGGAGGGTCAGCGAGGTCCACAACTCTCTGGACAATATAAACATCAGCCTCCCGAACCTTGACATCAGCTTCGAGATTGACCTCGTAAAAGTGGTCGAATACCAACAAAAGGCCATGGAACTGCAGGCGATGAAAGAAAACTGTGAGAGAGACATTGCCGATCTGGATGCGGATCTTATGCAACATGGGGAGAACCACTCGAGGTTAGAGTTGGCTCGCCAAGCCCTTGAGCGGGCAGAGCGGAACATCCGCAACCTTGGCCCTCAGCCATCCCCACTCCAAGGAAACCGGAGAGAAAAGGTATCCAGCGGCGGCCTGTACAGGTCGGCTCAGTACGCCAATGTCCCCTATGCTGATGACTCCAACCTCCGCGCTTACCAGAAGGAGAGGGAAGAACTCAAGGAAGTGCTTGCCCAAAGGGAGAAGGGGTTGGAATTGGTGATAGAGGAAGAATTCAAGCGGTCCCAGAAACGGATCTCGCTGAAGGCGGCGCAGCAGAAGGTGGAGGCGGAATTACGGCGACTTGAGAGGCAGGAGAAGGAGTACCAGCAAAAAGTCGAGGCAGACAAAGTCCAGATCGCTGAGCAGATATACCAGACCCTATCAAGACGGACCGCCGGTGACCTAACGCTGCGAATAGCCTTCTTAGAAAAGCATGTCGCCTCTGCGGTTGAAAAAGTATTTAGCGACCAACTCGATTTGCTCATTGGCTGCGTAGAGGAGCAGTTTGTGGAACCTCTACGCGCCAAAGCGGGGCAGCGCGAGCAATCGCTGGAAAGTATCGGCAAAGGAGAAGAAGAGGTAGCACGCCGCCTTTGCCTGCTTCATGAGGCCTGCGGTCGATTAGAGAATGTCGCAGCACAGACGCGTGCGGCTCTTGATCAATAAGACGAGGAGGAACTGATGGATCTCGATAAGGTTATGGAACTAGTGCCGGAGAAGCTGCGGGAGTCGGCGGATGCGCTTTGCGCGAGAACCTTGCACTCGGGAGAAGCCCTCAAGGTCTGTCTCGTCGGGGCTTTTTCTTCAGGCAAGAGCAGCCTTATCAACACACTTATTGGGGAGAACATACTACCCACCGCTCTGGAAGAGACTACAGCGCTACCGACTTTTATCGAGTACGGAGAGGAACTGGCCATGCAGTTGGTGAACCAGTCAATGGAGACCACTCCCCTCACCGTAGTGGAGTTCCAACAGTACACTATCGCTGCACCGGAGGGAGCGGCCTTTACCCTACTAAAGCTGCCACAACCCTGGTTGCAGGGGCTACTACTCATAGATCTTCCTGGCCTAGGGGGAAGTTCGGAGGAGGCCCGCAGTTACACTCTGGCACAAATCAGACTTGCCGATGTGCTGGTCTACATGATCCCTGCAAGGGGACCAGCAAGCGAGGACCTGGAAACCCTTGCGGAGATAGGAAGCTACGGTAAAAGGATCAAAATAGTGGTCTCCCACTGGGATGAGGTTGAGGCCGCCGCGGCCGCAGGTCAGCAAGTGCCGGACCTCTCACGGTGGGCGGAACACATCCAGCAGGGGGCCGGCCTGAAGACGGTTCGCCTCGAGGGGGTAAGCAGGTTCGGGCACGGGAAGGAAGCTGTGCTGGAGTTCCTGGCACGTGCTCTTGACGATGCCAGCCTTATCAGAGAGCGTCGTTTTAAAGCAGAACTGGAGCCGTTAGTGCGCAACGC from Citrifermentans bremense harbors:
- a CDS encoding ATP-binding protein, which produces MTKQERVAEDLENTETEDLGLLPDAQNLVRKYPPEHVAERDKADPPPVKFTSKVPRFLLDKDLILPASTTNEIREAITKVRYHSMIYEQWGFGSVDPVGKGCVLNFYGPPGTGKSRAAEALAGEFAMPFLKVDLAELESKFMGDTAKNLREAFRQASHEGALLFFDEADTVLGKRLSSVTQGVDAEINLTRSTMLMEMDDFHGILAFASNFPENYDAAFRRRISHHIRFDLPDPPARERLWAYHLVEGIPLRDEREILIRELAERSEGLSGGYILQCLRLALPMAVNTAAPASSFLTREHLLKALDLVRRGMREVGTDVQERLQKTREMYGIRKTSPEADK
- a CDS encoding ADP-ribosylglycohydrolase family protein, translating into MVKTSDSHPIQIGTITLPIVGTKIGMTFCPGKKGPGLYSGHWNRDLEKDLSAIIDWGAVALVTLVEEHEFAELHVPDFRQTVIDSGLEWFHLPIVDGSIPDDRFDRALQGCRGRITELLCKGKGIVIHCRGGLGRTGLFAAMLLSDFGMEPEEAISLIRGARPGAIETLEQENYIHTYFRNNQRRNLEHFLGCMLGGAIGDALGAPIEFSTLAQIREKYGKGGLRTYDKAYGRAGAITDDTQMALFTAEGLLRACCKANEKGIGPTFPSMIHHAYQRWLITQEKQFGEVGGSGWLINCRELFSRRAPGTTCISALQDGRVRLLTDCTWHNTSKGCGAVMRVAPIGLFVQSPYVYRMWSAEQRDKEAFEIGQASGYLTHGHPSGYLPAGFLSMLIGRIIAAGVKVVVASAEFKRRRAGWLPPVVQD
- a CDS encoding IS3 family transposase (programmed frameshift) encodes the protein MTYTEGFRANMVRRMACPNGISATALAREVGVPQQSLSRWLREASAVNQTDNSSIAPESHMPPKRPQDRSAEEKLKIVLEAEIVPEEQLGAFLRRNGIHEAQLREWRSMMLSGLQKPPRTSSKNTEETRKIHQLEKELQRKEKALAEAAAIIILKKKGPVHLGGRGRAHGQEERQMIVQLVEEAANSGARLEPAVAAIGMSIRTFQRWGLQADGADRRRGPSSSPANKLAPLERQKIIAIANSPAFRDLSPKQIVPQLADQGVYVASESSFYRVLREEGEIKHREPSRPATKHKTKEHVATGPCQVWSWDITYLKSPIVGQFFYLYLIMDVWSRKIVAATVFSKECNDYSAKLFLQTCYRLGIDPAGLVLHSDNGGPMKGATMLATLQRLGVVPSFSRPQVSDDNPYSESLFRTMKYRPGYPSQPFSSLDAAQAWVDGFVGWYNTEHLHSGIRFVTPDDRHFGRENAILTRRKELYEKARQQNPDRWSKGIRNWDPVEAVFLNPEPPAEAILLAAA
- a CDS encoding OmpA/MotB family protein — protein: MSHDTQGEWISIGDFMAGIVGVLILFFIMAVLISVAARAEAEQRKKVGITKVMKSLKTVLAKEHMDGIELLPDRGTLRLQDSSFASGSACLDADAGALLSQKMASIAEEALLSDSSLSIQIEGHSDSNPVNHIATDPKLYCAVFDDNHTLSAGRAREARKALIEGFHKKDISARISVVGYGPDRPLDPEDMTSARNRRVEIKFVQSVQAQ
- a CDS encoding dynamin family protein, encoding MTTRVVNQILASTLELRNERIQQATSLVNQTKDLFDLCGNPELKTLYSRFDNLLKGLESSQVRLAFIGEFSRGKSSLVNSLLGVQLLQEALEQTTAINTFIHALPPQEDTPFVIIHFKEELDRPPLRLPWNDDQVLKKWGTELVTEHRDARLEVDRIEAFTRHPLLDKGLILVDTPGLQGVLKHHHDITMEAIDRAHIAVWVQSTTQLGGAETEWRFLRETVRRNFNKFITVVNMWDKVLEAQDAQDKNVSREELDTRKMEVVRHNFRTQLDATPEELAVLTSRRNLMGVSALWGRDPDPDKRRLSRIDELAERIAEICTGEEAQQEILRRPLATLGDIQTTLLATVQDEIRLLESPQDLKEHRRELELLEQEIRNLNLELKNAENETRSEHHNAAMHHARKVRETLVEPLKELRDRVEQYLTPQYVRRQIESSSARGGTCAIGLPESVQEEFERVTKEVDARWELQKSELQSALRDLRTNYQDEMTRRVSEVHNSLDNINISLPNLDISFEIDLVKVVEYQQKAMELQAMKENCERDIADLDADLMQHGENHSRLELARQALERAERNIRNLGPQPSPLQGNRREKVSSGGLYRSAQYANVPYADDSNLRAYQKEREELKEVLAQREKGLELVIEEEFKRSQKRISLKAAQQKVEAELRRLERQEKEYQQKVEADKVQIAEQIYQTLSRRTAGDLTLRIAFLEKHVASAVEKVFSDQLDLLIGCVEEQFVEPLRAKAGQREQSLESIGKGEEEVARRLCLLHEACGRLENVAAQTRAALDQ